In one Mycobacteroides chelonae genomic region, the following are encoded:
- a CDS encoding cytochrome c oxidase subunit 3, with protein sequence MVSVGTIVWLSSELMFFAGLFAFYFTARAQSGGNWPPEPTELNLGLAIPVTAVLVASSFTCQMGVFAAERGDVFGLRRWYVITLIMGTFFVLGQGYEYMNLVHEGTTIASSAYGSTFYLATGFHGLHVIGGLVAFVYLLIRTRMSKFTPAQATSAIVVSYYWHFVDIVWVALFATIYFVR encoded by the coding sequence ATGGTGAGTGTTGGCACCATTGTGTGGCTTTCCAGTGAGTTGATGTTCTTTGCTGGACTCTTTGCGTTCTACTTCACCGCCCGGGCGCAGTCCGGTGGCAACTGGCCGCCGGAGCCCACCGAGCTGAACTTGGGTCTTGCCATCCCCGTGACCGCCGTGCTGGTCGCCTCATCCTTCACCTGTCAGATGGGTGTGTTCGCTGCAGAGCGCGGCGATGTTTTCGGGCTGCGCCGCTGGTACGTCATCACTCTCATCATGGGCACCTTCTTCGTCCTCGGACAGGGCTACGAGTACATGAACCTCGTGCACGAGGGCACCACCATCGCCAGCAGCGCCTATGGCTCAACCTTCTACCTGGCCACCGGCTTCCACGGTCTGCACGTCATCGGCGGTCTGGTCGCATTCGTCTACCTCCTGATTCGCACCCGGATGAGCAAGTTCACTCCGGCCCAGGCCACCTCCGCGATCGTCGTGTCCTACTACTGGCACTTCGTCGACATCGTGTGGGTCGCATTGTTCGCCACCATCTACTTTGTCCGCTGA
- a CDS encoding ubiquinol-cytochrome c reductase iron-sulfur subunit produces the protein MDWSARVSGDPKVEIPSDEQLAAMSRDELVKLGTNLDGVEIVYREPRWPVEGTKAEKRAERLVALWFALGGVFGLALLGVFLFWPWEYKPFGDPGNAMYNLATPLYGLTLGLSVLSLGIGAVLYTKKFVPQEISIQDRHDGPGSSEVDRKTIVAQLQDTLETSTLPRRKMVIRALGFGVGAMGAGTAVAFIGGLIKNPWAPVVPTANGKQPVLLTSGWTPRYKGETIYLGRAVGSSSQILLKIRPEDIDAGGMETVFPWRESDGDGTTVESHEKLSHIAMGVRNPVMIIRVRPSDMGKVIKRKGQESFNYGDLFAYTKICSHLGCPTSLFEQQTYRILCPCHQSQFDALHFAKPIFGPAARALAQLPITVDKDGYLVANGDFVEPVGPAFWERKS, from the coding sequence GTGGATTGGAGCGCGCGCGTGAGTGGCGATCCCAAAGTAGAGATTCCCTCCGACGAGCAGCTCGCGGCCATGAGCCGCGATGAGCTGGTCAAGCTGGGCACCAACCTCGACGGTGTCGAGATCGTCTACCGCGAACCACGTTGGCCCGTCGAGGGCACCAAGGCCGAGAAGCGCGCCGAGCGTCTAGTCGCCCTGTGGTTCGCGCTCGGTGGTGTGTTCGGTCTGGCCCTGCTCGGGGTGTTCCTGTTCTGGCCTTGGGAGTACAAGCCGTTCGGGGATCCGGGCAACGCCATGTACAACCTGGCGACGCCGCTGTACGGCCTGACCCTGGGCCTGTCGGTGCTCTCACTGGGTATCGGCGCGGTGCTCTACACCAAGAAGTTTGTCCCCCAGGAGATCTCGATCCAGGACCGCCACGACGGCCCGGGCTCGTCCGAGGTGGACCGCAAGACCATCGTCGCGCAGCTGCAGGACACCCTGGAGACCTCGACACTCCCCCGCCGCAAGATGGTGATCCGGGCCCTCGGGTTCGGCGTCGGCGCCATGGGGGCCGGCACCGCGGTCGCCTTCATCGGTGGCTTGATCAAGAACCCCTGGGCCCCCGTGGTCCCGACCGCCAACGGCAAGCAGCCGGTGCTGCTCACCAGCGGCTGGACCCCGCGGTACAAGGGTGAAACCATCTACCTCGGCCGGGCCGTGGGCAGCAGCTCCCAAATCCTGCTGAAGATCCGGCCCGAGGACATCGACGCCGGTGGCATGGAGACCGTGTTCCCGTGGCGCGAGTCCGATGGCGACGGCACCACCGTCGAATCGCACGAGAAGCTGTCGCATATCGCCATGGGCGTGCGTAACCCGGTGATGATCATCCGGGTGCGGCCCAGCGACATGGGCAAGGTGATCAAGCGCAAGGGACAGGAAAGCTTCAACTACGGCGACCTGTTCGCGTACACCAAGATCTGCTCGCACCTGGGTTGCCCCACATCACTTTTCGAGCAGCAGACCTACCGCATCCTGTGCCCGTGCCACCAGTCGCAGTTCGACGCACTGCACTTCGCCAAGCCCATCTTCGGGCCGGCCGCCCGTGCGCTGGCACAGCTGCCCATCACCGTCGACAAGGACGGATACCTCGTCGCCAATGGCGACTTCGTTGAACCCGTCGGACCCGCATTCTGGGAGCGCAAATCATGA
- a CDS encoding c-type cytochrome, with the protein MTKPNPVKGAPQLSVEPVNNTAAKNRARRKFRRRISAGLLLLIALVVAGGLASTFTPTPQVAVADEDKSALLRTGKQLYETSCITCHGANLQGVPDRGPSLIGVGDAAVYFQVSTGRMPAMRNEAQAQRKDPIFDEEQTDALGAYIQANGGGPQVIRDGDGAIAQESLRGNNIARGGDLFRLNCASCHNFTGRGGALSSGKFAPELDPANEQQIYTAMLTGPQNMPKFSDRQLTPEEKRDIVAYVKASSETPDPGGYGLGGFGPASEGMAIWIIGIVAAIAAALWIGARA; encoded by the coding sequence ATGACGAAGCCCAACCCGGTGAAGGGAGCCCCACAGTTGAGCGTGGAGCCCGTAAACAACACAGCCGCCAAGAATCGCGCGCGCCGCAAGTTCCGCCGTCGCATCTCAGCAGGTTTGCTGCTGCTGATCGCGCTGGTGGTTGCCGGTGGCTTGGCCTCTACCTTCACGCCCACCCCGCAGGTCGCGGTGGCCGACGAAGACAAGTCGGCGCTGCTGCGCACCGGTAAGCAGCTGTACGAAACCTCGTGCATCACCTGTCACGGCGCCAACCTGCAGGGTGTGCCCGACCGCGGCCCCAGCCTCATCGGCGTGGGTGACGCGGCCGTCTACTTCCAGGTGTCCACCGGCCGTATGCCGGCGATGCGCAACGAGGCCCAGGCCCAGCGCAAGGACCCGATCTTCGACGAGGAGCAGACCGACGCCCTCGGTGCCTACATCCAGGCCAATGGCGGCGGACCCCAGGTCATCCGCGACGGCGACGGCGCGATTGCTCAGGAGTCGCTGCGCGGCAACAACATCGCTCGAGGTGGCGATCTGTTCCGGTTGAACTGCGCGTCCTGCCACAACTTCACCGGACGCGGCGGCGCCCTCTCGTCGGGCAAGTTCGCCCCCGAGCTCGACCCGGCCAATGAGCAGCAGATCTACACCGCCATGCTGACCGGCCCACAGAACATGCCCAAGTTCTCCGACCGTCAGCTGACCCCCGAGGAGAAGCGGGACATCGTCGCCTACGTCAAGGCGTCGAGCGAGACCCCCGACCCGGGTGGTTACGGCCTGGGCGGCTTCGGGCCGGCTTCTGAGGGCATGGCCATTTGGATCATCGGCATCGTCGCCGCCATTGCCGCGGCACTGTGGATTGGAGCGCGCGCGTGA
- the trpD gene encoding anthranilate phosphoribosyltransferase, giving the protein MLEHSWPQVLGELTNRRDLSAGQAAWAMDQIMTGAATPAQIAAFGVSMRMKRPTSDEVGELADTMLSHAIEFPSDGPDGQIGANAVDIVGTGGDGANTVNLSTMASIVVAACGVPVVKHGNRAASSLAGGADTLETLGVRIDLGPEAVMRSVAEVGIGFCFAPHFHPSYRYASVVRREIGVPTVFNLLGPLTNPARPRAGLIGCAFADLAEVTAGVFAGRGSSVLVVHGDDGLDELTTTTTSTIWRVQAGTVDTLRFDPAAFGFARARLQELVGGDPEFNAAEVRAVLAGATGAVRDAVVLNAAGAMVAHAGLASDAQWVPAWEDALTRVSTAIDSGAAAALLDKWIVVSQRLGAQ; this is encoded by the coding sequence GTGCTGGAACATTCCTGGCCCCAGGTACTGGGCGAGCTGACCAACCGTCGCGACCTGTCCGCGGGTCAAGCGGCCTGGGCCATGGACCAGATCATGACCGGCGCGGCCACCCCCGCTCAGATCGCGGCCTTCGGGGTGTCGATGCGGATGAAGCGCCCAACCTCCGATGAGGTCGGTGAGCTGGCCGACACCATGCTGTCGCACGCAATCGAATTTCCGTCGGACGGACCGGACGGCCAGATCGGCGCGAACGCCGTGGACATCGTCGGCACCGGGGGTGACGGCGCGAACACGGTGAACCTGTCCACCATGGCGTCCATTGTGGTGGCGGCGTGCGGAGTGCCGGTGGTCAAGCACGGCAACCGCGCCGCGTCCTCACTGGCCGGTGGCGCCGACACGCTGGAGACGCTGGGCGTACGTATCGATCTGGGGCCCGAAGCGGTGATGCGCAGCGTTGCCGAGGTGGGGATCGGCTTCTGCTTCGCGCCACATTTTCATCCGTCCTACAGGTATGCCTCCGTGGTGCGTCGCGAGATCGGTGTCCCCACGGTGTTCAATTTGCTTGGCCCGCTGACGAACCCGGCCCGTCCGCGGGCGGGCCTGATCGGCTGCGCGTTCGCCGATCTGGCGGAGGTGACGGCGGGTGTCTTCGCCGGACGTGGATCCAGCGTGCTGGTGGTGCATGGTGACGACGGGCTCGACGAGCTGACTACCACCACGACCAGCACCATCTGGCGGGTTCAGGCGGGCACGGTTGACACGCTGCGGTTCGATCCGGCGGCATTCGGTTTCGCGCGCGCCCGGCTGCAGGAGCTGGTCGGCGGTGATCCGGAGTTCAATGCCGCCGAAGTCCGGGCGGTCCTGGCCGGTGCAACGGGGGCGGTACGCGACGCGGTGGTGCTCAACGCCGCGGGCGCCATGGTTGCCCACGCCGGGCTGGCCAGCGACGCCCAATGGGTGCCTGCCTGGGAGGACGCGCTGACCCGGGTGTCCACCGCGATCGACTCCGGCGCGGCGGCCGCGCTGCTGGACAAGTGGATCGTCGTCAGCCAACGGCTCGGGGCGCAGTAG